A genomic stretch from Hemibagrus wyckioides isolate EC202008001 linkage group LG18, SWU_Hwy_1.0, whole genome shotgun sequence includes:
- the nsmfa gene encoding NMDA receptor synaptonuclear signaling and neuronal migration factor, with translation MGTAVSKRRNLRNDAISSVAAKVRAARAFGEYLHAHPESRNGSDHLLSDTLIGHDSDSPDSVQNNNHQHSFSLQDSNSSTEPNLIDPTLRLLQPSAVPSTCSESRLSLERSFSVEEEQQKCVECSLQPSRVYTISGENAMLAGSRTSKESLELDVLREARDAPSASQTLAQASTSSSPIQHHHHHHHSTTGPNLQQPAGGAMGNAGAGPSQHQHHHHHHHHHHLSQPLQSSVSAHNIRGWGEGKECGLACDLCAGAPSRSHGSLELESSVREPGKQRHPLERMSSVDRVTFIDREDNQWYPKENMFSFQTATTTMQAISNFRKHLRMVGSRRMKAQTFAERRAKSFNRSWSDPTPVKQDSLPDSKDCGDLQVPSAAPDEGGCNDTGWEEEKEMERLACESDDFIPPKVMLISSKVPKAEYVPNIIRRDDPSIIPILYDHEHATFDDILEEIEKRLTSYRRGCKIWRMLIFCQGGPGHLYLLKNKVATFAKVEKEEDMSQFWKRLSRFMSKVNPEPNLIHVMGCYVLGNPNGEKLFQKLKNLMRPYSVTFESPLELSAQGKEMIEMYFDFRLYRLWKTRQHSKLLDYEDL, from the exons ATGGGAACTGCCGTGTCCAAGAGGAGGAATCTGAGGAATGATGCTATTTCATCGGTGGCAGCAAAAGTTAG AGCAGCCCGAGCATTTGGAGAGTACCTTCACGCTCACCCTGAGAGCCGAAACGGATCAG ATCACTTATTGTCCGACACCCTCATTGGCCACGACTCGGACTCGCCGGATAGTGTCCAGAACAACAACCACCAGCACAGCTTCTCTCTTCAGGACTCAAACAGCAGCACCGAACCCAATCTGATCGACCCTACGTTGCGCCTGCTGCAGCCTTCAGCCGTCCCGTCTACCTGCTCTGAGAGCCGTCTGTCTCTAGAGCGCAGCTTCTCAGTCGAGGAGGAGCAGCAGAAGTGCGTGGAGTGCTCGCTGCAGCCATCACGCGTCTACACCATCAGCGGCGAGAACGCCATGCTGGCCGGCAGCCGTACCAGCAAGGAGAGCTTGGAGCTGGATGTGCTGAGGGAGGCACGGGACGCCCCGTCTGCCTCCCAGACCCTCGCCCAGGCCTCCACCTCTTCCTCACCCATccagcatcaccaccaccatcaccatagCACCACAGGGCCGAATTTACAGCAACCTGCAGGCGGAGCGATGGGAAATGCAGGAGCGGGTCCATCGcagcaccaacaccaccaccaccaccatcaccatcaccacctctcTCAGCCCCTGCAGAGTTCTGTCAGCGCCCATAACATCCGCGGCTGGGGCGAGGGCAAAGAGTGTGGCCTGGCGTGCGACTTGTGTGCCGGAGCACCGTCGCGCAGTCACGGCTCGCTAGAACTGGAGAGCAGCGTGCGAGAGCCAGGCAAGCAGCGCCACCCACTAGAGCGCATGAGCAGTGTGGACCGCGTGACTTTTATAGACAGAG AAGACAACCAGTGGTACCCCAAAGAGAACATGTTCAGCTTCCAgactgctaccaccaccatgcagGC GATATC AAATTTCCGGAAGCACCTTCGAATGGTGGGCAGCAGAAGAATGAAAGCACAGA CCTTTGCAGAGCGCAGGGCGAAGAGCTTCAACCGCTCCTGGAGCGACCCGACCCCGGTCAAGCAAGACTCGCTACCCGACTCAAAAGACT GTGGAGATCTGCAGGTGCCGTCTGCCGCACCAGATGAAGGAGGCTGTAATGACACGGGCTgggaagaggagaaagaaatggaaagacTAGCTTGTGAAAGCGATGACTTCATCCCTCCTAAAGTCATG tTGATATCATCGAAAGTTCCCAAGGCGGAGTATGTCCCCAACATTATTCGCAGAGATGACCCTTCCATTATCCCCATACTTTAT GATCATGAGCATGCTACATTCGATGATATTTTGG AGGAGATTGAGAAAAGACTGACTTCCTATAGGAGAGGATGCAAGATCTGGCGGATGCTCATCTTCTGTCAG GGTGGACCAGGGCATCTGTATCTACTGAAGAATAAAGTGGCCACGTTTGCCAAggtggagaaagaggaggacATGAGCCA gttttGGAAAAGGCTAAGCAGATTTATGAGTAAAGTAAACCCAGAGCCTAACCTGATCCATGTCATGGGCTGCTATGTGCTGGGGAATCCAAATGGAGAAAAG